Proteins encoded in a region of the Haloglomus salinum genome:
- a CDS encoding PQQ-binding-like beta-propeller repeat protein yields MPDDAPLTRRTVLQTSCAAAGIAVLGSGAASLPESDETTSDGTDLATTTDWPQLQGNAAKTGVAGGGPASATVRWEHGADGREYHQPAVRGDSLYVSYASDDPGDTASGVVALTTDGQRRWAFETEPDTELLSDTAVGDGLVFVAGQSSDASECDTSTDNVGVLLALDAETGEEVYRRVVAGWFADTPTVADGSVYVVVPGQTQGDGTLVAFDAETGEEQWRYNTGPYGSSSYTAPPVAVDDGIVYVAAMGMAALDAETGSVVWERGDIDSLKSHSDNAPAVRDGTVYIGTGGYGGTLYALSAKDGSTEWTFESGSEQFSSAAITSETVYVSVTAIDDPPEGTYALSTEDGSEQWFQTDVAVTEAPIRGDQYLYAGRDALAVEDGSIAWSVEGEHENTAVAGDTLYPGGESVVAVGEE; encoded by the coding sequence ATGCCAGATGACGCTCCGCTGACGCGACGAACGGTCCTCCAGACGAGCTGTGCGGCGGCCGGAATCGCGGTCCTCGGGAGCGGTGCGGCCAGCCTCCCCGAGAGCGACGAGACGACCAGCGACGGTACCGACCTCGCCACGACGACTGACTGGCCCCAGCTCCAGGGCAACGCCGCGAAGACGGGCGTCGCCGGGGGTGGCCCCGCCTCGGCGACCGTCCGCTGGGAGCACGGCGCGGACGGACGAGAGTACCACCAGCCCGCGGTGCGCGGCGACAGCCTCTACGTGTCCTACGCCAGCGACGACCCGGGCGATACGGCCAGCGGCGTCGTGGCGCTCACGACCGACGGGCAGCGGCGCTGGGCGTTCGAGACGGAGCCGGACACGGAGCTGCTGTCGGACACGGCCGTGGGCGACGGCCTCGTCTTCGTCGCCGGGCAGTCCTCGGACGCGAGCGAGTGCGACACGTCGACCGACAACGTCGGCGTCCTGCTGGCACTCGACGCAGAGACCGGCGAGGAGGTCTACCGCCGGGTCGTGGCGGGCTGGTTCGCCGACACCCCGACCGTCGCGGACGGGAGCGTCTACGTCGTCGTCCCGGGGCAGACCCAGGGCGACGGCACACTCGTCGCCTTCGACGCCGAGACCGGCGAGGAGCAGTGGCGCTACAACACCGGCCCCTACGGCAGCTCCAGTTACACCGCGCCTCCGGTGGCCGTCGACGACGGCATCGTGTACGTGGCGGCGATGGGAATGGCGGCGCTGGACGCCGAGACCGGCTCGGTCGTCTGGGAACGTGGCGATATCGACTCGCTCAAGAGCCACAGCGACAACGCCCCGGCCGTCCGCGACGGCACCGTCTACATCGGAACTGGCGGCTACGGTGGGACGCTGTACGCGCTCTCGGCCAAGGACGGGAGCACGGAGTGGACCTTCGAGTCCGGGTCCGAGCAGTTCAGTTCCGCGGCCATCACCTCGGAGACGGTATACGTCTCCGTGACCGCCATCGACGACCCGCCCGAGGGGACCTACGCACTCTCGACCGAAGACGGCTCCGAACAGTGGTTCCAGACGGACGTCGCCGTCACGGAGGCGCCCATCCGCGGGGACCAGTACCTCTACGCCGGGCGCGACGCGCTGGCGGTCGAGGACGGCTCCATCGCGTGGTCCGTCGAGGGCGAGCACGAGAACACCGCCGTCGCCGGCGACACACTCTACCCCGGCGGCGAGTCCGTCGTCGCCGTCGGCGAGGAGTGA
- a CDS encoding cupin domain-containing protein, protein MGYHVLDPDDLPASPEHPCDRRSISEAAELAQLALAVYTMAPGEQLPTTYHYHEQREEAFYVAAGTLAVETPEGKHSVETGEVFVAEPESPHRAYNPDAAAEEVRVVGMGAPKFDIAKPYDPTGDDQ, encoded by the coding sequence ATGGGCTACCACGTCCTCGACCCCGACGACCTCCCCGCCTCGCCGGAACACCCGTGCGACCGCCGCTCCATCTCGGAGGCCGCGGAACTCGCGCAGCTCGCGCTGGCCGTCTACACGATGGCCCCGGGCGAACAGCTCCCGACGACCTACCACTACCACGAACAGCGCGAGGAGGCGTTCTACGTCGCGGCCGGGACCCTGGCCGTCGAGACGCCCGAGGGTAAGCACAGCGTCGAGACGGGCGAGGTGTTCGTGGCCGAGCCGGAGAGCCCCCATCGTGCGTACAACCCGGATGCCGCCGCCGAGGAGGTTCGCGTTGTCGGGATGGGGGCGCCGAAGTTCGACATCGCGAAGCCGTACGACCCGACCGGCGACGACCAGTAG
- a CDS encoding NAD(P)/FAD-dependent oxidoreductase, whose translation MHVAVLGAGYAGLTVARRLERRLPDDVDITVVDESDTHLVQHELHRVIRRPDLREVITVPLDEVLARAEIRQASVTDIDTDDGIATLATDDGTDDGAEELDYDYAAVCLGAETAFYGLPGVEEHALPLKRLEHAAAIRESVLAAPGGEAIVGGGGLSGIQVAGELTALSDAEDLDLDVTVVEMADRIAPGFDAPFADAVRSELEARGVRIETGATVESADEDAIHLADDRELGYDTFVWAGGIQGPAATAGERAEARANLRVTDSTFVVGDAGRVVDETGEAVPAAAQTALREAKVAAANIRRLVRGGEDGGFEPRLDTFRYDSPGWVVSVGDGAVAQVGPVVMSGEPAKAAKAVIGAGHLGSVGAIGRASDLVRTELGWPSGDDIDLPTQLLAMSHAGRLATLSDPASPGDVQYPLARTAFAFSDAFAPESVDLTPLTQLADRNYPDSPASHAAETLSAGLGLFGSMASGSGTRPESDDGEEE comes from the coding sequence ATGCATGTTGCCGTACTCGGTGCGGGATACGCCGGCCTGACCGTCGCCCGTCGGCTGGAGCGGCGTCTCCCCGACGACGTCGACATCACCGTCGTCGACGAGTCGGACACTCATCTCGTCCAGCACGAACTCCACCGCGTCATCCGACGCCCGGACCTCCGCGAGGTCATCACGGTCCCGCTGGACGAGGTACTCGCCCGGGCCGAGATTCGGCAGGCCAGCGTCACCGATATCGACACCGACGACGGCATCGCCACGCTCGCCACCGACGACGGCACCGACGACGGCGCCGAGGAACTCGACTACGACTACGCCGCGGTCTGTCTCGGCGCCGAGACTGCCTTCTACGGGCTCCCCGGGGTCGAGGAGCACGCCCTTCCCCTGAAACGGCTCGAACACGCCGCGGCCATCCGCGAGTCGGTCCTCGCTGCGCCCGGCGGCGAGGCTATCGTCGGCGGCGGCGGGCTCTCGGGCATCCAGGTGGCCGGCGAACTGACCGCCCTCTCCGACGCGGAGGACCTCGACCTCGACGTGACGGTCGTCGAGATGGCCGACCGCATCGCCCCGGGGTTCGACGCCCCGTTCGCCGACGCCGTCCGGTCGGAACTGGAGGCACGGGGCGTTCGTATCGAGACGGGCGCGACCGTCGAGTCCGCTGACGAGGACGCCATCCACCTCGCAGACGACCGCGAACTGGGCTACGACACCTTCGTCTGGGCGGGCGGCATCCAGGGGCCGGCCGCCACTGCAGGTGAGCGCGCCGAGGCCCGGGCGAACCTCCGTGTGACCGACTCGACGTTCGTCGTCGGTGACGCCGGACGCGTCGTCGACGAGACGGGCGAGGCGGTCCCCGCCGCGGCACAGACCGCGCTCCGCGAGGCGAAGGTGGCCGCGGCGAACATCCGCCGGCTCGTCCGCGGGGGCGAGGACGGCGGCTTCGAGCCCCGGCTCGACACCTTCCGCTACGACTCGCCAGGCTGGGTCGTCAGCGTCGGCGATGGGGCGGTCGCGCAGGTCGGGCCCGTCGTGATGAGCGGCGAGCCCGCGAAGGCGGCGAAGGCGGTCATCGGCGCCGGACACCTCGGCTCCGTCGGTGCCATCGGCCGTGCGTCCGACCTCGTGCGGACAGAACTTGGGTGGCCCTCAGGCGACGACATCGACCTGCCCACGCAGCTCCTGGCGATGAGCCACGCCGGGCGGCTGGCGACGCTCTCGGACCCGGCCTCGCCCGGCGACGTCCAGTACCCACTCGCACGGACGGCGTTCGCGTTCTCTGACGCGTTCGCGCCCGAGAGCGTCGACCTGACGCCGCTCACGCAACTCGCCGACCGGAACTACCCGGACAGCCCGGCCAGCCACGCGGCCGAGACGCTCTCGGCGGGGCTGGGGCTGTTCGGTTCGATGGCGAGCGGGTCGGGCACGCGGCCGGAGTCGGACGACGGTGAGGAAGAGTAG
- a CDS encoding BtpA/SgcQ family protein: protein MTDLSSDFPELVGMVHLPALPGTPGFDGDRATLRERAVADAEALVAGGMDAVLVENFGDSPFHPVEVPRHVVASMTALVGAVRRAVDVPVGVNVLRSDGPGSVAVAAATGGRFVRINVHTGARVTDQGIVEGRAHETLRLRDRLDATNVRVLADVDVKHSAPLADRSLAEVARETVERGGADGLVVSGNATGAAVDRDRLERVAAVTDETGVPLVVGSGATPETVGPLLDTADAAIVGTALKRGGEVTAPVDRARVERLVAAARGE from the coding sequence ATGACAGACCTGTCGTCCGACTTCCCCGAACTCGTGGGGATGGTCCATCTGCCGGCGCTGCCGGGCACGCCCGGGTTCGACGGCGACCGGGCGACGCTGCGTGAGCGGGCCGTGGCCGACGCCGAGGCGCTCGTGGCGGGCGGGATGGACGCGGTACTGGTCGAGAACTTCGGGGACAGCCCCTTCCACCCAGTCGAGGTGCCACGCCACGTCGTGGCCTCGATGACCGCCCTCGTCGGGGCCGTCCGCCGGGCCGTCGACGTGCCGGTCGGCGTGAATGTGCTCCGCTCGGATGGTCCCGGTTCCGTCGCCGTCGCGGCTGCGACGGGCGGGCGCTTCGTCCGCATCAACGTCCACACCGGCGCTCGCGTGACCGACCAGGGCATCGTCGAGGGGCGTGCCCACGAGACGCTCCGCCTCCGTGACCGGCTGGATGCGACCAACGTGCGCGTGCTCGCTGACGTGGATGTGAAGCACTCGGCACCGCTGGCCGACCGCTCGCTCGCCGAGGTGGCCCGCGAGACCGTCGAGCGGGGTGGTGCCGACGGCCTCGTTGTCTCGGGGAACGCGACGGGCGCGGCGGTCGACCGGGACCGACTCGAACGGGTCGCGGCGGTCACCGACGAGACCGGCGTCCCGCTCGTCGTCGGGAGCGGCGCCACACCGGAGACGGTTGGACCACTCCTCGACACCGCCGACGCCGCCATCGTGGGAACCGCGCTGAAGAGGGGTGGAGAGGTGACGGCACCCGTCGACCGGGCGCGCGTCGAGCGGCTGGTCGCGGCCGCTCGTGGGGAGTGA
- a CDS encoding DUF7537 family lipoprotein, with translation MRRQVAVVAVAVLVVLSGCSLFGGGTPTGSDEPTGTPTPTTTATPTPAPYPTGYSADGVTNATAARTAHVNGLLATGNFTLGYNATVRGENGTSRITLVQAVSPGEPRALTDTVISATGDRGSGGLRRTRFYANGTQYVRVQQGGNTSYGTIDGTVPPEAFVGRQYADAAITNVSYDVAERFEQGGETFFRFTASDIGDPGALFTSRIDADDVTGGNVTLVVGTDGVVQSVRYRATVQQDGRTVRYGVTFAIAGVDRTPVQRPSWAQRN, from the coding sequence ATGCGACGACAGGTTGCGGTGGTGGCCGTGGCGGTGCTGGTCGTGCTCTCGGGCTGTTCGCTGTTCGGGGGCGGAACACCGACGGGGAGCGACGAGCCGACGGGAACGCCGACACCGACCACGACGGCGACGCCCACACCGGCCCCGTATCCGACCGGGTACTCCGCCGACGGTGTCACGAACGCGACGGCGGCGCGTACCGCCCACGTGAATGGACTGCTGGCCACGGGCAACTTCACACTCGGCTACAACGCGACCGTCCGTGGGGAGAACGGGACCTCGCGTATCACACTCGTCCAGGCCGTCTCCCCGGGTGAACCCCGGGCGCTGACGGATACGGTCATCTCGGCGACGGGGGACCGGGGGTCGGGGGGTCTGCGGCGGACGCGGTTCTACGCGAACGGAACCCAGTACGTCCGGGTTCAGCAGGGTGGTAACACCTCGTACGGGACCATCGACGGAACGGTTCCGCCGGAGGCGTTCGTCGGGCGGCAGTACGCCGACGCCGCCATCACGAACGTCAGCTACGACGTGGCCGAACGGTTCGAGCAGGGGGGCGAGACGTTCTTCCGCTTCACCGCGTCCGATATCGGCGACCCCGGGGCACTGTTCACCTCCCGCATCGACGCGGACGACGTGACCGGTGGGAACGTCACGCTGGTCGTCGGGACGGACGGCGTCGTCCAGTCGGTCCGCTATCGCGCGACCGTCCAGCAGGACGGGCGGACCGTCCGGTACGGTGTCACGTTCGCCATCGCCGGGGTCGACCGGACCCCCGTGCAGCGTCCCTCGTGGGCGCAACGGAACTGA
- a CDS encoding DUF7537 family lipoprotein: MRRSLLTAALAVLVLTSGCSFLGGGGATPTDTDSTSTSTPTATTTPTTTPTATPDPSESFPDGYGETGVDDSRAALSSHVDSLTNHQSFIVDINGSVATPNGTQALRQFQSVDIDDDRALIAVNGTSGVERTSYFGDGERYLQVDPPGADNTRYNVTNATLEPRGFTGSGFIAPVLTNVTFGGPNATTTENGTFYAYSATSVDRSVLRSLLGPSVDPENVTRFDAGLVVDEEGIVRRLSYQAVVDRGDDQLVVRVGLRTYSIDEVDISEPSWLDEARQADSP, from the coding sequence ATGAGACGCTCGCTGCTCACGGCAGCCCTCGCCGTCCTCGTGCTGACATCCGGTTGCTCGTTCCTCGGTGGTGGTGGGGCGACACCGACCGATACCGATTCAACGTCGACGTCGACACCGACCGCGACCACGACGCCGACCACGACGCCGACCGCGACACCCGACCCGTCGGAGTCGTTCCCGGACGGCTACGGTGAGACTGGTGTCGACGATTCCCGGGCAGCGCTGTCGAGTCACGTCGATTCGCTCACGAACCACCAGTCGTTCATCGTCGATATCAACGGCAGCGTGGCCACGCCGAACGGGACGCAGGCGCTCCGGCAGTTCCAGTCCGTCGATATCGACGACGACCGGGCGCTCATCGCCGTCAACGGAACCAGCGGGGTCGAGCGGACCAGCTACTTCGGCGACGGCGAGCGCTACCTCCAGGTCGACCCGCCGGGAGCGGACAACACCCGCTACAACGTCACGAACGCCACGCTCGAACCGCGTGGCTTCACCGGCAGCGGCTTCATCGCACCCGTCCTGACGAACGTCACCTTCGGCGGGCCGAACGCGACGACGACGGAGAACGGGACGTTCTACGCGTACAGCGCCACCTCCGTCGACCGGTCGGTCCTCCGGTCGCTCCTGGGGCCGTCCGTCGACCCGGAGAACGTGACCCGCTTCGACGCGGGACTCGTCGTCGACGAGGAGGGCATCGTCCGCCGGCTGAGCTATCAGGCGGTCGTGGACCGCGGTGACGACCAGCTGGTCGTCCGCGTCGGCCTTCGGACGTACTCCATCGACGAGGTCGATATCTCCGAGCCGTCGTGGCTCGACGAGGCCCGGCAGGCTGATTCGCCGTAG